A genomic segment from Desulfovibrio aminophilus DSM 12254 encodes:
- a CDS encoding response regulator, with product MNDQLPRVLIVDDEERIRRLLLEYFEDYGEFRLVATESGEAALQALAEEPADLCVVDMRLPGMNGEAFILAAGERRLCRHFLVHTGSVDLSLSEGLRRLGITEKDVFFKPSDVERILGRVREIMEGGE from the coding sequence ATGAACGACCAGCTTCCCAGAGTGCTCATCGTGGATGACGAGGAACGCATCCGTCGCCTGCTGCTGGAATACTTCGAGGATTACGGAGAATTCCGCTTGGTCGCGACCGAGTCGGGAGAGGCGGCCTTGCAGGCGTTGGCCGAGGAGCCCGCTGACCTTTGCGTGGTGGACATGCGCCTGCCGGGCATGAACGGCGAGGCGTTCATCCTCGCCGCCGGGGAACGGCGTCTCTGCCGCCACTTTCTGGTGCATACCGGTTCCGTGGACCTGAGCCTGTCCGAAGGATTGCGCCGCCTGGGCATCACGGAAAAAGACGTCTTTTTCAAGCCGAGCGACGTGGAACGCATCCTGGGGCGGGTCCGCGAAATCATGGAAGGGGGCGAATGA
- a CDS encoding 4Fe-4S binding protein: MSDSTALPQRLLARLLRPSTLAFFREGRADGVAWGELLHGYVYARWPYLYIGVATGRRKWAAILLSPLLLLLLRHRPLKPGKTGRPGFADSYHGKALPLEEATRLVTVNRSVELRGQEQVIPYALARDIVLKNPERIALLDCPCRAMSETPCLPMDVCLIVGEPFASFILEHNPERSRAITPEEAVRILKEEDARGHVHHAFFKDAMLGRFYAICNCCACCCGAMRAQAHGIPMLCSSGYLCRVDADACVGCGQCLKSCQFKAMRVRDGVCKVNVKRCMGCGVCVGHCAKSALSLEPAPEKGAPLEVQKILENA; encoded by the coding sequence ATGAGCGACTCCACGGCGCTTCCCCAACGTCTTCTTGCGCGTCTGCTGCGGCCCTCGACCCTGGCCTTCTTCCGGGAGGGACGGGCCGACGGCGTGGCCTGGGGCGAACTGCTGCACGGCTACGTCTACGCCCGCTGGCCCTACCTCTACATCGGCGTGGCCACCGGGCGGCGCAAGTGGGCCGCGATCCTGCTCTCGCCCCTGCTCCTGCTCCTTCTGCGCCACCGCCCGCTCAAGCCCGGGAAGACCGGCCGCCCGGGATTCGCCGACTCCTACCACGGCAAGGCCCTGCCGTTGGAAGAGGCCACGCGGCTCGTGACGGTGAATCGAAGCGTGGAGTTGCGCGGCCAGGAACAGGTCATCCCCTACGCCCTGGCCCGCGACATCGTGCTCAAGAACCCCGAGCGCATCGCGCTCCTGGACTGCCCCTGCCGCGCCATGAGCGAGACCCCCTGCCTACCTATGGACGTCTGCCTCATCGTCGGGGAACCCTTCGCCTCCTTCATCCTGGAGCACAATCCCGAGCGCTCCCGGGCCATCACCCCGGAAGAGGCCGTGCGCATCCTCAAGGAGGAGGACGCCCGGGGCCATGTGCACCACGCCTTCTTCAAGGACGCCATGCTCGGCCGCTTCTACGCCATCTGCAACTGCTGCGCCTGTTGTTGCGGGGCCATGCGGGCTCAGGCCCACGGCATCCCCATGCTCTGCTCCTCGGGCTACCTCTGCCGGGTGGACGCGGACGCCTGCGTGGGCTGCGGCCAGTGCCTGAAATCCTGCCAGTTCAAGGCCATGCGCGTGCGCGACGGGGTCTGCAAGGTGAACGTCAAGCGCTGCATGGGCTGCGGCGTCTGCGTGGGCCACTGCGCCAAGTCCGCCCTCTCCCTGGAGCCGGCCCCGGAAAAGGGCGCGCCCTTGGAAGTGCAGAAAATCCTGGAGAACGCCTGA
- a CDS encoding HD-GYP domain-containing protein, producing MAILIIDDEAGLRRSLAAHLEDLDYETLEAENGQAGLETLTANLSTVEAVVVDLNMPVMDGYSFIGHAVQTAPEIPIVVLSGVGVVEDALRAMRQGAWDFITKPLHNLNILDYTLDKVFERARLIRENREYQENLEYLVRERTRELESARRQIMQRLSRAAEYKDNETGHHVIRVGEISALLGRAMGLSESQCEMLRECAPLHDVGKIGIPDGILLKPGKLEEAEWEVMRRHCTYGCEILGPLTSKDEARKVCADLDHVLDSGGNELLRLARMLALCHHERWDGRGYPFGLQGEDIPLMARIVAVVDVYDALGSDRPYKEAFPEEKCREIIRSGSGSQFDPAVVEAFFANILDISAIRERWKD from the coding sequence ATGGCCATCCTCATCATCGACGACGAGGCCGGACTGCGCCGCTCCCTGGCCGCCCATCTGGAAGACCTGGACTACGAGACGTTGGAGGCGGAAAACGGCCAAGCGGGCCTGGAAACGCTCACGGCCAACCTGAGCACGGTGGAGGCCGTGGTCGTGGACCTGAACATGCCTGTCATGGACGGCTACTCCTTCATCGGCCACGCCGTGCAGACGGCCCCGGAAATCCCGATCGTGGTGCTCTCCGGCGTGGGCGTGGTGGAGGACGCACTGCGCGCCATGCGCCAGGGAGCCTGGGATTTCATCACCAAACCGCTGCACAACCTGAACATCCTGGATTACACCCTGGACAAGGTCTTCGAACGGGCGAGGTTGATCCGGGAAAACCGTGAATATCAGGAGAATCTCGAATATCTCGTGCGCGAACGCACCCGGGAGCTGGAGTCCGCCAGACGCCAGATCATGCAGCGCCTGAGCCGCGCCGCCGAATACAAGGACAACGAGACCGGCCACCACGTCATCCGCGTCGGAGAAATCAGCGCACTGCTGGGACGGGCCATGGGTCTGTCGGAAAGCCAGTGCGAGATGCTGCGGGAATGCGCGCCGCTGCACGACGTGGGCAAGATCGGCATCCCGGACGGCATCCTCCTCAAGCCGGGCAAGCTCGAAGAGGCCGAATGGGAGGTCATGCGCCGCCACTGCACCTACGGTTGCGAAATCCTCGGCCCCCTGACCAGCAAGGACGAGGCCCGCAAGGTCTGCGCCGACCTGGACCACGTGCTCGACAGCGGCGGCAACGAACTCCTGCGGCTGGCCCGCATGCTGGCCCTCTGCCACCACGAACGATGGGACGGCCGGGGCTATCCCTTCGGACTTCAAGGCGAGGACATTCCGCTCATGGCCCGCATCGTGGCCGTGGTGGACGTCTACGACGCCCTGGGCAGCGACCGGCCCTACAAGGAGGCCTTTCCGGAAGAAAAATGCCGGGAGATCATCCGCTCCGGCTCCGGCAGCCAGTTCGATCCCGCCGTGGTGGAGGCTTTTTTCGCGAATATCCTGGATATCAGCGCGATCCGCGAACGCTGGAAGGATTGA
- a CDS encoding PAS domain-containing sensor histidine kinase, whose protein sequence is MKPSLTPRSLAGRLSLSVAMTSVVLILLVLGTGLLVIMQRIDAQMEEQARRSAAFLSESLAVPLWSLDFDAARAVGQALAQDKVVGLVEILGARGEPIYRHAKGEKLLLERFGQVIHDGQVIGTVRLGLNDTPRREALWAMAGAGAGLVALTITLQFLLQVVLFRPLLRKPFAALDGLVGAYAAGDFSPSPPPIRHAEFAPLVSLLLDMGRTIREQMESLRKSEERFSLALDAANDGLWDLDIPSGTAFYSPRYYTMLGYEPREFTATLDSWRGMLHPDDRERAETALAACLEDGAPYEIEFRQREKNGNWRWILSRGRVVERDAEGRASRMVGTHADISERKQAEELLRQSEEKFARLFRLSPDAIIVVHLATEQVLDVNDAFSRMFGFTHTEAVGRTTGELGLYQNAAVRDAIFGTLRDGGQVENLEIEARRKDGAPLGCSLSCQVLLLDGRPHILTVFRDITETKKMQEMMIQTEKMLSVGGIAAGIAHEINNPLGIVLQAAQNLVQRTRPDFVKNQEAAQAIGLDLELVASYMRMRKLDVFLEDIQSAALRASAIIRHMLDFSRRSESKRRICDLAAIADKALALAQSDYDLKKSYDFKRIRIDREYAADIPAVHCTETEIEQVLLNLLRNAAQAMAEARPPVEEPRIAIRLSRRPGSLRIEVEDNGPGMPPEVQRRAFEPFFTTKAPGVGTGLGLSVSYFIVTKGHGGAMRIESKPGSGSRFVIDLPAEEA, encoded by the coding sequence ATGAAGCCATCCCTCACGCCGCGATCCCTGGCGGGACGTCTTTCCCTTTCGGTGGCCATGACCTCGGTGGTCCTGATCCTGCTGGTCCTCGGAACCGGCCTGCTGGTCATCATGCAGCGGATCGACGCGCAGATGGAGGAGCAGGCCCGGCGTTCCGCCGCGTTCCTGTCCGAATCACTTGCCGTGCCGCTCTGGTCGCTGGACTTCGACGCCGCGCGGGCCGTGGGTCAGGCCCTGGCCCAGGACAAGGTGGTCGGGCTGGTGGAGATTCTGGGCGCGCGCGGGGAACCCATCTACCGCCACGCCAAGGGCGAGAAATTGCTTCTGGAACGTTTCGGGCAAGTGATCCACGACGGCCAGGTCATCGGCACGGTACGCCTGGGCCTGAACGACACTCCCCGCCGTGAGGCGCTCTGGGCCATGGCCGGAGCCGGGGCCGGCCTGGTGGCCCTGACCATCACGCTCCAGTTCCTGCTCCAGGTCGTGCTCTTCAGGCCGCTCCTGCGCAAGCCCTTCGCCGCCTTGGATGGACTTGTCGGAGCTTACGCGGCCGGTGATTTTTCCCCCTCCCCACCGCCCATCCGCCATGCCGAATTCGCCCCGTTGGTGAGCCTGCTCCTGGATATGGGACGGACCATACGGGAACAGATGGAAAGCCTGCGGAAAAGCGAGGAGCGTTTCTCCCTGGCCCTGGACGCGGCCAACGACGGGCTGTGGGACTTGGACATCCCCAGCGGGACGGCCTTCTACAGTCCCCGCTATTACACCATGCTCGGTTATGAACCGAGAGAGTTTACGGCCACCCTGGACTCCTGGCGCGGGATGCTTCACCCCGACGACCGTGAACGGGCCGAGACCGCCCTGGCCGCCTGCCTCGAGGACGGCGCCCCCTACGAAATCGAATTCCGCCAGCGCGAGAAAAACGGAAATTGGCGTTGGATTCTCTCCAGGGGCCGGGTGGTGGAGCGCGACGCCGAAGGCCGCGCCAGTCGGATGGTCGGCACCCACGCCGACATCTCCGAACGCAAACAGGCCGAGGAACTCCTGCGCCAATCCGAAGAAAAGTTCGCCCGGCTTTTCCGGCTCTCACCGGACGCCATCATCGTGGTCCACTTGGCCACCGAACAGGTGCTGGACGTCAATGACGCCTTCAGCCGCATGTTCGGCTTCACGCACACCGAAGCGGTGGGGCGAACCACCGGCGAACTCGGCCTCTACCAGAACGCCGCGGTCCGGGATGCGATCTTCGGAACGCTGCGGGACGGCGGCCAGGTGGAGAATCTGGAAATCGAAGCCAGGCGCAAGGACGGAGCGCCGCTCGGCTGCTCCCTGTCCTGCCAGGTTCTGCTCCTCGACGGCCGGCCGCACATCCTGACCGTATTCCGCGACATCACCGAGACCAAGAAGATGCAGGAGATGATGATTCAGACCGAGAAGATGCTCTCCGTGGGCGGCATCGCGGCGGGCATCGCCCACGAGATCAACAATCCGCTCGGCATCGTGCTCCAGGCCGCCCAGAACCTCGTTCAGAGGACGCGGCCCGACTTCGTCAAGAACCAGGAGGCGGCTCAGGCCATCGGTCTGGATCTGGAACTTGTGGCCAGCTACATGCGCATGCGCAAGCTGGACGTCTTCCTCGAAGACATCCAGTCGGCGGCCCTGAGAGCCTCGGCCATCATCCGGCACATGCTCGACTTCAGCCGCCGCAGCGAGTCCAAGCGCAGGATCTGCGACTTGGCCGCCATCGCGGACAAGGCCCTGGCCCTGGCCCAAAGCGACTACGATCTGAAGAAAAGCTACGACTTCAAGCGCATCCGGATCGATCGGGAATACGCGGCGGACATTCCGGCCGTCCATTGCACCGAAACCGAGATCGAGCAGGTGCTCCTGAACCTCCTGCGCAACGCGGCCCAGGCCATGGCCGAGGCCCGCCCTCCCGTCGAGGAGCCGCGCATCGCCATCCGCCTGAGCAGGCGTCCCGGAAGCCTGCGCATCGAGGTGGAGGACAACGGGCCCGGCATGCCCCCCGAGGTGCAACGCCGCGCATTCGAGCCCTTCTTCACCACCAAGGCGCCCGGCGTGGGCACGGGTCTCGGCCTCTCGGTGTCCTACTTCATCGTGACCAAGGGCCACGGCGGCGCCATGCGCATCGAGTCCAAGCCGGGCTCCGGCTCCCGTTTCGTCATCGACCTGCCCGCCGAGGAGGCGTGA
- a CDS encoding septal ring lytic transglycosylase RlpA family protein, whose amino-acid sequence MQHIRFIFLALALTALGGCALLPSSIPSNSYRQPARPVTDSHNVERWQEQYDPKTQPYTVLGRTYYPLPDAQGYDEVGVASWYGDDFHGKKTASGDIYDMYAVSAAHKTLPLGTVVRVTNLHNGRQVDLLVNDRGPFVDGRVIDLSYGAAKQLGSARQGIAKVRVTAIGSYSAPSSYLAGNSRRAPARSAESAQGYYIQVGTFAVEENAYRLRERLVGSGFSGTRVRTIMRGGREVYLVQAGAFRDMEQARVALNRLRSEFPGSYIDS is encoded by the coding sequence ATGCAACACATTCGTTTCATCTTTCTGGCTCTGGCGCTGACGGCACTGGGTGGTTGCGCCCTGCTGCCCTCGTCCATTCCTTCGAATTCCTACCGGCAGCCCGCCCGGCCCGTGACCGACAGTCACAACGTGGAGCGCTGGCAGGAGCAGTACGACCCCAAGACCCAACCCTACACCGTGCTCGGGCGTACCTACTATCCGTTGCCGGATGCCCAGGGCTACGACGAGGTGGGCGTGGCCTCCTGGTACGGCGACGACTTCCACGGCAAGAAGACCGCCAGCGGCGACATCTACGACATGTACGCGGTGTCCGCCGCGCACAAGACCCTGCCCCTGGGCACCGTGGTGCGTGTGACCAACCTGCACAACGGCCGCCAGGTGGACCTCCTGGTCAACGACCGCGGCCCCTTCGTGGACGGCCGGGTCATCGACCTCTCCTACGGCGCGGCCAAGCAGCTCGGCTCGGCCCGTCAGGGCATCGCCAAGGTGCGGGTCACGGCCATCGGCAGCTACTCCGCCCCGTCCTCCTACCTGGCCGGCAACAGCCGTCGGGCTCCGGCGCGGAGCGCCGAGTCGGCCCAGGGCTACTACATCCAGGTGGGCACCTTCGCGGTGGAGGAGAACGCCTACCGCCTGCGTGAACGCCTGGTCGGCTCCGGCTTCTCGGGCACCCGGGTGCGGACCATCATGCGTGGCGGCCGCGAGGTCTACCTCGTCCAGGCCGGAGCCTTCCGCGACATGGAGCAAGCCCGCGTGGCGCTCAACCGGCTGCGTTCCGAGTTCCCCGGCAGCTACATCGATTCCTGA
- the typA gene encoding translational GTPase TypA, whose product MKTRNDSLRNVAIIAHVDHGKTTLVDALFRQSGLFRENQEVVERVMDSMDLERERGITIAAKNCSVMHDGVKINIIDTPGHADFGGEVERSLAMADGAILLVDASEGPLPQTRFVLKKALEAGLPIIVVVNKIDRSDARANEVLNEVYDLFIDLDADENQLEFPVLYAIGRQGVAMRELDEQGKDLSPLFQLILKHIPGPAFDPEAPFQMLVCDLGYSDYLGRLAVGKVVNGRVHANESLVRLGEGGEQAPLKVLKLQTYMGPQLVPAETATPGDIVVLAGIEDVKIGDTICTKDAPRALPRITVDEPTVSMRFSINTSPLAGREGKIVQSNKIRERLMKESLKNVAIRVEDSEDRDSFIVKGRGEFQLAILIETMRREGFELTVGRPEVILKIKDGKTMEPIERLFVDCDEAFLGVVTEKLSGRKGKMTNLVNNGRGRVRIEFSVPSRALIGYRDEFLTDTKGTGIMNSYLEGYGEFRGDFPSRFTGSLVADRVGVAVPYALFNLEPRGQLFVSPTEPIYEGLVVGEHNRDNDLDVNACKEKKLTNLRAANKDENVILSPVKPMTLERALHFIKEDEAVEVTPLSIRLRKVVLPAQKRHALRGEKKKQEMGK is encoded by the coding sequence ATGAAAACACGAAACGATTCCCTGCGCAATGTCGCCATCATCGCCCACGTCGACCACGGCAAGACCACCCTGGTGGACGCCCTGTTCCGCCAGAGCGGACTGTTCCGCGAGAACCAGGAGGTAGTGGAGCGGGTCATGGACTCCATGGACCTGGAGCGTGAGCGCGGCATCACCATCGCGGCCAAGAACTGCTCGGTGATGCATGACGGCGTGAAGATCAACATCATCGACACTCCGGGCCACGCCGACTTCGGCGGCGAGGTGGAACGCTCCCTGGCCATGGCCGACGGCGCGATCCTCCTGGTCGACGCCTCGGAAGGCCCCCTGCCGCAGACCCGTTTCGTGCTCAAAAAGGCCCTGGAGGCCGGACTGCCGATCATCGTGGTGGTGAACAAGATCGACCGCAGCGACGCGCGGGCCAATGAAGTCCTCAACGAGGTCTACGACCTGTTCATCGACCTGGACGCCGACGAGAACCAGCTGGAATTCCCCGTGCTCTACGCCATCGGCCGCCAGGGCGTGGCCATGCGCGAACTCGACGAGCAGGGCAAGGATCTCTCCCCGCTCTTCCAGCTCATCCTCAAGCACATCCCCGGCCCGGCCTTCGACCCCGAGGCCCCCTTCCAGATGCTCGTCTGCGACCTGGGCTATTCCGACTATCTGGGACGGCTGGCCGTGGGCAAGGTGGTCAACGGCCGGGTCCACGCCAATGAGAGCCTCGTGCGCCTGGGCGAGGGCGGCGAACAGGCCCCGCTCAAGGTGCTCAAACTCCAAACCTACATGGGCCCGCAGCTCGTCCCGGCCGAGACGGCCACCCCCGGCGACATCGTCGTCCTGGCGGGCATCGAGGACGTGAAGATCGGCGACACCATCTGCACCAAGGACGCGCCGCGCGCCCTGCCGCGCATCACCGTGGACGAGCCCACCGTGTCCATGCGCTTCTCCATCAACACCTCGCCCCTGGCGGGCCGCGAGGGCAAGATCGTCCAAAGCAACAAGATCCGCGAACGGCTCATGAAGGAGTCGCTCAAGAACGTGGCCATCCGCGTGGAGGACTCCGAGGACCGCGACAGCTTCATCGTCAAGGGTCGCGGCGAGTTCCAACTGGCCATCCTCATCGAGACCATGCGTCGCGAAGGCTTCGAACTCACCGTGGGCCGCCCAGAGGTCATCCTCAAGATCAAGGACGGCAAGACCATGGAACCCATCGAGCGGCTCTTCGTGGACTGCGACGAGGCCTTCCTGGGCGTGGTCACGGAAAAGCTCTCCGGCCGCAAGGGCAAGATGACCAACCTGGTGAACAACGGCCGGGGCCGCGTACGCATCGAGTTCAGCGTGCCCTCGCGGGCCCTCATCGGCTACCGCGACGAGTTCCTGACCGACACCAAGGGCACGGGCATCATGAACTCCTACCTGGAGGGCTACGGCGAATTCCGGGGGGATTTCCCCTCGCGCTTCACCGGTTCCCTGGTGGCCGACCGGGTCGGCGTGGCGGTGCCTTACGCCCTGTTCAACCTGGAGCCGCGCGGGCAGCTCTTCGTCAGCCCCACCGAGCCGATCTACGAGGGCCTGGTCGTGGGCGAACACAACCGGGACAACGACCTGGACGTGAACGCCTGCAAGGAGAAAAAGCTCACCAACCTGCGCGCTGCGAACAAGGACGAAAACGTCATTCTCTCCCCGGTGAAGCCCATGACCCTGGAGCGGGCCCTGCATTTCATCAAGGAGGACGAGGCCGTGGAGGTCACGCCCCTGTCCATCCGCCTGCGCAAGGTCGTGCTTCCGGCCCAGAAGCGTCACGCCCTGCGCGGCGAGAAGAAGAAGCAGGAGATGGGCAAGTAG
- a CDS encoding substrate-binding periplasmic protein, giving the protein MRGRFQYHALMTGRPAIFLWALLAAMLLSTAEALPFGNSSTAKQNLVFVTEQMKPFSYKEDGKIRGIAADIVTEALNSAGIAHTLELLPWNRAVERSQTEPGVFIFCLARTPEREHRFAWVAPLAPAELVLFRLRSRGELAEVGRGNLAGYRVAAIRGYFTAEILRQWGVPEANVTLFPDQNKQAVIEHLELGRSDFFLGDVLVFGTLLKDAGKEDTVVQNSPSQRAGDYYLAAHPGTPPEVLRRVGEAVRSLQSDGRAQTIFQEYMRRTKP; this is encoded by the coding sequence ATGCGTGGACGTTTTCAGTATCATGCCCTCATGACAGGCCGACCTGCCATCTTCCTATGGGCTCTCCTCGCCGCGATGCTGCTCTCGACCGCGGAGGCGCTCCCCTTCGGCAACTCTTCCACAGCCAAGCAAAACCTCGTCTTCGTCACCGAGCAGATGAAGCCGTTCAGCTACAAAGAAGACGGGAAAATACGCGGCATCGCCGCGGACATCGTGACCGAGGCCCTCAACTCCGCCGGAATCGCGCATACGCTGGAACTCCTGCCCTGGAACAGGGCCGTGGAGCGGAGCCAAACGGAACCCGGAGTGTTCATCTTCTGCCTGGCCCGGACACCGGAACGAGAACACCGTTTCGCCTGGGTGGCGCCGTTGGCCCCCGCCGAACTGGTCCTCTTCCGGCTGCGGTCGCGCGGCGAACTCGCCGAAGTTGGGAGGGGGAATCTGGCCGGCTACCGGGTGGCCGCCATACGGGGATATTTCACCGCCGAAATCCTGCGCCAGTGGGGTGTGCCCGAGGCCAACGTCACCTTGTTCCCGGACCAGAACAAGCAGGCGGTCATCGAGCACCTGGAATTGGGACGCTCGGACTTCTTCCTGGGCGATGTCCTGGTGTTCGGCACCCTGCTGAAGGATGCCGGGAAAGAGGATACCGTGGTTCAAAACAGTCCCTCCCAAAGGGCGGGGGACTATTACCTCGCGGCCCATCCCGGCACGCCCCCGGAAGTGTTGCGCCGCGTGGGCGAGGCCGTGCGAAGTCTGCAGAGCGACGGCCGCGCCCAGACTATTTTCCAGGAGTACATGCGGAGGACGAAGCCATGA
- a CDS encoding EAL and HDOD domain-containing protein has protein sequence MTQPAIQPQQEQPQIEPVFVARQPIFDRAERLWGYELLFRHSAEATSAAFSESSVATSKMVADGFILAQAGLPPACMLFINFPEALLLEGAAYALPREQCVVEILEDVPPTSAILTACGKLKEAGYVLALDDYFGETAMEPFLALADIIKVDLRGKGRAEIETLTRRLSREGRKLLAEKVEDAETHALVKGLGYALFQGFYFSRPETLSGRKVSGAAASRVKLLSELSKEDYETAALSKIISSDAALSYRLLQFINSAYFSRPFKISSIGQAIAALGQRPLRHWLMAVILSDLSPTPKAKEICANSVQRARLLETLAEQSRRSPRPPDSMFLLGLLSRLDALLGMEMARIIAGMPLDDEIADALLGKPNPPRSWLDMAASLEAGDWGTAEDLLSRLGLEGADTARRQAEAQAWTFQTLTSASASA, from the coding sequence GTGACGCAGCCCGCGATCCAGCCCCAGCAGGAGCAACCCCAGATCGAGCCGGTATTCGTGGCCCGACAGCCCATCTTCGACCGGGCCGAGCGGCTCTGGGGCTACGAGTTGCTTTTCCGGCACAGCGCCGAGGCCACCAGCGCGGCTTTTTCCGAGTCCAGCGTGGCCACCTCCAAGATGGTGGCCGACGGCTTCATCCTGGCCCAGGCCGGGCTGCCGCCGGCCTGCATGCTGTTCATCAACTTTCCGGAAGCCCTCCTGCTTGAAGGCGCGGCCTACGCCCTGCCCAGGGAACAATGCGTGGTGGAAATCCTGGAGGACGTGCCCCCCACTTCGGCGATCCTGACGGCCTGCGGCAAGCTCAAGGAGGCGGGCTACGTCCTGGCCCTGGACGACTACTTCGGCGAGACGGCCATGGAGCCGTTCCTGGCCCTGGCCGACATCATCAAGGTGGACCTCAGGGGCAAGGGCCGGGCCGAAATCGAAACCCTCACCCGGCGACTCTCGCGCGAAGGCCGCAAGCTTCTGGCCGAAAAGGTCGAGGACGCCGAGACCCACGCCCTGGTCAAGGGCCTGGGCTACGCCCTGTTCCAGGGATTCTATTTCAGCAGGCCGGAGACCCTTTCCGGGCGCAAGGTATCCGGAGCCGCGGCCTCCCGGGTCAAACTGCTCTCCGAACTGAGCAAGGAGGACTACGAGACCGCGGCCCTGTCCAAGATCATCTCCAGCGACGCGGCCCTGAGCTACCGCCTGCTCCAGTTCATCAATTCGGCCTACTTCTCGCGTCCCTTCAAGATATCCTCCATCGGCCAGGCCATCGCCGCCCTGGGCCAGCGCCCCCTACGGCATTGGCTCATGGCCGTGATCCTCTCGGATCTCTCGCCCACCCCCAAGGCCAAGGAAATCTGCGCCAACTCCGTGCAGCGCGCCCGGCTTCTGGAGACGCTCGCGGAACAGTCCAGACGCTCTCCCCGGCCGCCCGACTCCATGTTCCTCCTGGGCCTGCTCTCCCGGCTGGACGCCCTGCTGGGCATGGAAATGGCCCGGATCATCGCGGGCATGCCGCTGGACGATGAGATCGCGGACGCCCTGCTCGGCAAGCCCAACCCGCCGCGGTCCTGGCTGGACATGGCCGCGAGCCTGGAGGCGGGGGACTGGGGCACGGCCGAGGATCTGCTCAGCCGCCTGGGACTGGAGGGTGCGGATACGGCGCGACGTCAGGCGGAGGCCCAGGCCTGGACGTTCCAGACCCTGACTTCCGCTTCCGCCTCGGCCTGA
- a CDS encoding YidH family protein, translated as MKSEKETASDQGCRDERDRLARTTTHLANTRTYLAWVRTAIALMAFGFVLERVDLLLFLAPGGGAHPASTEKLGLVSQFCFGAGALILLLSAARTRSIALRIGSDGTKLRGLAETVILLVVLALALYFAANGKTLLAL; from the coding sequence ATGAAGAGCGAGAAGGAAACCGCGTCGGACCAGGGCTGCCGGGACGAGCGCGACCGTCTGGCGCGCACCACCACCCATCTGGCCAACACCCGGACCTATCTGGCCTGGGTGCGAACGGCCATCGCCCTCATGGCCTTCGGCTTCGTGCTGGAGCGCGTGGACCTGCTGCTCTTCCTGGCCCCCGGCGGGGGGGCCCACCCGGCGAGCACGGAAAAGCTGGGCCTGGTGAGCCAGTTCTGCTTCGGAGCAGGAGCTCTGATCCTGCTGCTCTCGGCGGCCCGGACCCGTTCCATCGCCCTGCGCATCGGCTCGGACGGCACGAAGCTGCGCGGCTTGGCCGAGACGGTGATCCTGCTGGTGGTTCTGGCCCTGGCCCTCTACTTCGCGGCCAACGGCAAGACGCTGCTCGCGCTCTAG